TTCCATTGCGGACCTAAGCACAGGAATTGTTTCGCAAATTTGGGGACTCTTCCAAAAGGGAATCGGACTCTTTGCATACTTCTATATTTATGAGCACTTTCGTTTTTTTGAATTTGCCATGACAAACCCTTGGGCTTGGATCCTTTGCATTGTGGGTCAAGACTTCTGTTATTACTGGTCCCATCGTTTAGCTCACGAAGTGAACATTCTCTGGGCAGGACATGTCATCCACCACCACAGTGAAGAATACAACTTAGTTGTGGCCCTTAGACAAACCGGACTTGGTGGAATCGTTACCTGGATTTTCTACGTTCCTTTGGCCCTCATCGGGTTCCATCCTTGGATGTATCTGGCCAGTGGACAATTGAACCTCATCTACCAATTTTGGGTGCATACAAAAGCCGTGGGTAAAATTGGAAAGATTGGAGAATACATTCTCTCTACTCCTTCCCACCACCGAGTCCACCATGCAATCAATCCCATCTACATTGATAAAAACCATGGTGGAATCTTTATCCTCTTTGATCGGATGTTTGGAACTTTCAGGGAAGAAACAGAACCTTGTGTTTATGGAACAGTCAAACCACTCAAAAGTTTTAATCCAGTTTATGCCAACGTCCATTATTATTGGGAACTTTTGAAACAAGCAGCAAGTGCGCCCTATTTCTTAGATAAAATTCGGGTCTTTTTCAAACCACCGGGTTGGTATCCCAGAGAAGGAACAAAACCTGCGGGATTTTTACCCATTCCGGAAGTGCGTCCTGAGACTTTCCATAAATATGATCCCAAACCACAACCAGAGGTGAGAACCTATACCACCACTTGGTTTGTTTTGGTTCTTCTTTTGTCCTTTTCCTTCCTTCTCTTTGTGGCCAAATTTTCTTTTCTGTCTCAAGTGCTTGTGACTATTTGGGTGACTTTCTCCCTTGTGGCGATCAACGCCCTCATTGAAGGAAAATCTTGGGCGGGGGCGATGGAAATTGGACGTTTACTCTTTGGTTTTCTCGTAATTGCCTACTTTGATGTGGGTTGGGCCTACTATGCCATTGGTATTGTTTGCCTGCTTGTGGCAGGAATCTACCTCTACCGAACGAATGGCCAAAAAGCCCAAGCCGTTTGAACCTAGATCTCACAAAGGAACACCAACTTTCTACCAGAATCTCTTCTGGTAGAAAGGATTGATTCCTATCGGCTGGAATCTGACCGTCAGAAATCCATTTACCCTCAACTAAACCTCGTTCTCTAATCAATTTCCTGAAAGAAAAACGGATGACCTGAAAACCAGTCTCAGTGTTATGTCACATAAATGCCATGTTTGGGGCGGATTTCCAGACCGTTCGCCTTGACCGGACGGGTGACCGTGAGAATTTGGCATTGCACCATAGTTTATGAGGCAAAATGAGATGAAGCGAAACCGTAGTTACTATATCATTCTGGTCTTAATCCTATTCGTAGTGACCTATTCCGCCTATGCGGCCTACCAAAAGCAAAAAAATGGTCCCGTATTTTTGGACAACCATGTCTTCCAACGTTACAATGAACAATGGGGCCTCTGGGTGGACCTAAATGCTGAGAAAAAAAGCCTTCTCGAGAAGGCCTCCGAGTTTGGAATCCTAGCCCAAGAGGTGATGGAGATCAACCAACTGAAGGAAGCAGATCTGGGACGCCTAAAACGCTCCATTTTCTTTCCTTATTCCGCAGAATACATGCGGGGGCTCCAAGAAAGAGAACTCTTTCGTGAAACCGTAGAGTCTCCCATCGACCAATTCATCTGGCCCGTCCTTCCTAATAATAAATCTAGAATTTCTTCGCGGATCGGAAGGCGTTGGAACACCTGGCACACGGGTCTCGACATCGCCATTCCTAAAAAATCCATTGTCCTTGCTGCTGCCGACGGAGTGGTCGAAGAAGCGGGCCGAGGTGGTGACTATGGTCTGGCAGTCAAAATTTACCACCATGACATGAACCACTTCCATACTGTTTACGGACACAACCAAGAGTTACTCGTAAAGCCGGGGGATGAGGTAAGAAAAGGACAAATCATTGCCTTTTCTGGAAACACAGGAAAGTCCACGGGTCCTCATGTCCATTTCGAAGTCCGATTTCATAATGTGTATTTAAATCCTGAAAACTTTCTCACTCCCTACGAAGAAGGAGTTGCCACAAGCATAGTCGGATTTGCAGACTAAGTATTAGTGACTAACCTGACAAAGAACAGTTGGACGGACGAAATTTACGACCGTCTGACAACCATCATACCAAAAAGTCCAGGCATTGCCTGTTTTGATTTTGATAACACCCTCATTCGCAACGATTTTGGTGAAAAAATCATGGAAGAACTCCTCCATGATGGACTTAAATTTGTTCCAAAAGATTTATCTGATTTTTTTCGTGATAAAGA
Above is a window of Leptospira wolbachii serovar Codice str. CDC DNA encoding:
- a CDS encoding M23 family metallopeptidase, yielding MKRNRSYYIILVLILFVVTYSAYAAYQKQKNGPVFLDNHVFQRYNEQWGLWVDLNAEKKSLLEKASEFGILAQEVMEINQLKEADLGRLKRSIFFPYSAEYMRGLQERELFRETVESPIDQFIWPVLPNNKSRISSRIGRRWNTWHTGLDIAIPKKSIVLAAADGVVEEAGRGGDYGLAVKIYHHDMNHFHTVYGHNQELLVKPGDEVRKGQIIAFSGNTGKSTGPHVHFEVRFHNVYLNPENFLTPYEEGVATSIVGFAD
- a CDS encoding sterol desaturase family protein, with the protein product MFENFTPPPIVTYAIPVFFLLIGIEVYIGYRKNKALYRLNDSIADLSTGIVSQIWGLFQKGIGLFAYFYIYEHFRFFEFAMTNPWAWILCIVGQDFCYYWSHRLAHEVNILWAGHVIHHHSEEYNLVVALRQTGLGGIVTWIFYVPLALIGFHPWMYLASGQLNLIYQFWVHTKAVGKIGKIGEYILSTPSHHRVHHAINPIYIDKNHGGIFILFDRMFGTFREETEPCVYGTVKPLKSFNPVYANVHYYWELLKQAASAPYFLDKIRVFFKPPGWYPREGTKPAGFLPIPEVRPETFHKYDPKPQPEVRTYTTTWFVLVLLLSFSFLLFVAKFSFLSQVLVTIWVTFSLVAINALIEGKSWAGAMEIGRLLFGFLVIAYFDVGWAYYAIGIVCLLVAGIYLYRTNGQKAQAV